A window of the Helianthus annuus cultivar XRQ/B chromosome 4, HanXRQr2.0-SUNRISE, whole genome shotgun sequence genome harbors these coding sequences:
- the LOC110936852 gene encoding hydroxyproline O-galactosyltransferase GALT2, producing the protein MLTEKSRMKRSRSEVFGLRRLKLPHILFGLAALYLIVVCFKFSVYFEASTSSDDEVVSRLQLEVSKPLIRSTLEEDKLEVESGDINRETLENETDFETISQTDSQDEKDDGLPPIDPRYGRLTGKILRQRRRTKDMSGLEKMADEAWSLGLKAWEEVHKNNENDTKLSSILDGKQEECPQWVSVSGEELTKGDRIMFLPCGLAAGSSITVVGTPHYAHKEYVPQLARIKGGDPMVLVSQFKVELQGLKSVVAEDPPKILHLNPRLRGDWSHQPVIEHNTCYRMQWGAAQRCDGLPSKGDDDMLVDGFPRCEKWMRNDVVDSKESRTSSWFKRFIGRAQKPEMTWPFPFVEGKLFVLTIRAGVDGFHINAGGRHVTSFPYRTGYTLEDATGLAIKGDVDVHSVFATSLPTSHPSFSPQRVIEMSGKWKAKPLPRHRIRVFIGILSATNHFAERMAIRKTWMQSSAIKSSNVVVRFFVALSPRKEQNAVLKQEADYFGDIVVLTFMDHYELVVLKTIAICEYAVKNVSASYVMKCDDDTFTRVDTVLKELKRVPQQRSLYMGNLNLYHRPLRNGKWAVSFEEWPEAVYPPYANGPGYIISIDIAKFIVSQHMKRKLRIFKMEDVSMGMWVEQFNSTNSIQYSHNGKFCQYGCIDNYYTAHYQSPRQMVCLWDNLARGRARCCNFR; encoded by the exons ATGTTAACTGAGAAATCGAGAATGAAGAGATCACGTAGTGAAGTTTTCGGTTTGAGAAGACTTAAACTGCCGCATATATTGTTTGGATTAGCTGCATTGTATTTGATTGTTGTTTGCTTTAAGTTTTCTGTGTATTTTGAGGCATCAACTAGCTCTGATGATGAAGTAGTAAGTAGGTTACAGTTAGAAGTGAGTAAACCTTTAATAAGATCTACATTAGAAGAAGATAAGTTAGAAGTTGAATCTGGTGATATAAATAGGGAAACGTTAGAGAACGAGACCGATTTTGAAACGATTAGTCAAACGGATAGTCAAGATGAGAAGGATGATGGTTTGCCTCCTATTGATCCGCGATACGGGCGGTTAACTGGTAAGATCTTGAGGCAAAGACGTAGGACGAAGGATATGTCGGGATTGGAGAAAATGGCGGATGAAGCTTGGAGTCTAGGGTTAAAGGCGTGGGAAGAGGTTCATAAGAACAATGAGAACGATACTAAGTTGTCTTCGATACTTGACGGGAAACAAGAAGAGTGTCCGCAGTGGGTATCGGTTAGTGGTGAAGAACTAACTAAAGGGGATCGGATCATGTTTCTACCCTGTGGTCTTGCTGCGGGGTCATCTATAACGGTGGTGGGAACTCCTCATTATGCTCATAAAGAGTATGTTCCTCAGCTTGCAAGAATAAAGGGAGGTGATCCGATGGTTTTGGTTTCGCAGTTTAAAGTTGAGTTGCAGGGGCTAAAATCTGTGGTTGCGGAAGATCCGCCGAAAATTTTGCATTTGAATCCTCGGTTGAGAGGTGATTGGAGCCATCAACCGGTTATTGAACACAATACATGCTATAGAATGCAATGGGGGGCGGCTCAGAGGTGTGATGGTTTACCATCAAAAGGCGATGACGACATGCTTG TTGATGGATTTCCGAGATGTGAAAAATGGATGCGTAACGATGTGGTGGATTCAAAAGAGTCACGAACATCATCATGGTTCAAACGGTTTATAGGACGGGCGCAGAAACCCGAAATGACGTGGCCATTTCCTTTTGTGGAAGGTAAATTATTTGTGCTTACCATACGTGCTGGAGTTGATGGATTCCATATAAATGCTGGAGGCCGCCACGTCACCTCCTTCCCGTATCGTACA GGGTATACCCTTGAGGATGCAACAGGATTAGCAATTAAAGGTGATGTAGATGTGCATTCTGTTTTTGCTACATCACTCCCAACTTCTCACCCGAGCTTCTCGCCTCAAAGGGTAATAGAAATGTCGGGAAAATGGAAAGCTAAACCTTTGCCACGTCATCGTATACGAGTTTTTATCGGGATTTTATCTGCTACAAATCACTTTGCTGAGCGTATGGCCATTAGGAAAACATGGATGCAGTCTTCAGCAATTAAGTCCTCAAATGTTGTTGTTCGTTTTTTTGTTGCACTA TCTCCAAGGAAGGAGCAAAATGCAGTTTTGAAACAGGAGGCTGATTACTTTGGTGATATTGTTGTATTAACATTTATGGATCATTATGAGCTCGTGGTGCTTAAAACTATAGCTATCTGCGAATATGCG GTTAAAAATGTGAGTGCTTCATATGTGATGAAATGTGATGATGACACTTTTACACGGGTGGATACCGTCTTGAAAGAACTAAAGAGGGTCCCGCAACAACGATCCCTTTACATGGGAAATCTTAATCTCTATCACCGGCCTCTTAGAAATGGCAAATGGGCTGTCAGTTTTGAG GAATGGCCAGAAGCAGTATATCCACCTTATGCAAATGGACCAGGATATATTATTTCCATTGATATAGCTAAATTCATCGTATCCCAACACATGAAAAGAAAGCTCAGG ATATTTAAAATGGAAGACGTGAGCATGGGAATGTGGGTTGAGCAGTTCAACAGCACCAACTCGATCCAATACTCCCACAATGGTAAGTTCTGTCAATACGGGTGTATAGATAATTATTACACCGCACATTATCAATCACCAAGACAAATGGTGTGTTTGTGGGATAATTTAGCAAGAGGACGGGCTCGCTGCTGTAACTTTAGATGA
- the LOC110936856 gene encoding phosphoribosylaminoimidazole carboxylase, chloroplastic isoform X1: MYLMLSPNHQFGSASVVVRSNPSPLLGFGTFRKLSNTSFASMNNQPRASCTIACNTSTKSDVSLSQRNASITTTTTTHGLSETVVGVLGGGQLGRMLCQAASQMSIKVNILDPLTNCPASSISTHHMVGSYNDSAKVEEFAKSCGILTVEIEHVDADTLEKLEKQGLDCQPKASTIRIIQDKYLQKVHFSRNNIPLPKFVQINDQESAERAGQEFGYPLMIKSRRLAYDGRGNVVAKTEKELTSAINALGGFDHGLYVEQWAPFVKELAVIVARGRDNSISCYPVVETVHRENICHIVKAPANESWKIMKLATDIASRAVASLEGAGVFAVELFLTEDGQILLNEVAPRPHNSGHHTIESCYTSQYEQHLRAIVGLPLGNPSLKVPAAMMYNILGEDDGEAGFILANQIIKRALCTPGAAIHWYDKPDMRKQRKMGHITVVGPSMGIVEARVKSFLEEESSEETPVAPRVGIIMGSDSDLPVMKEAAKILNDFDVSAEVRIVSAHRTPELMFSYATSARERGVQVIIAGAGGAAHLPGMVAALTPLPVIGVPVRASTLDGLDSLLSIVQMPRGVPVATVVINNATNAGLLAVRMLGVADPALQARMAQFQEDARDTVLEKTEKLEKVGCEEYLNSR; the protein is encoded by the exons ATGTATTT GATGCTGAGCCCTAACCATCAGTTTGGTTCTGCATCAGTCGTTGTTCGTTCCAACCCAAGTCCTCTACTTGGGTTTGGAACATTCCGGAAATTAAGCAACACTTCGTTTGCTTCAATGAACAACCAACCAAGGGCTTCTTGCACCATAGCTTGCAACACCTCCACAAAAAGTGATGTCTCACTCTCACAAAG GAACGCTAGTATAACAACAACTACAACAACTCATGGACTTTCTGAAACGGTTGTGGGCGTTTTGGGCGGAGGACAGTTAGGGCGAATGCTTTGTCAAGCCGCTTCCCAAATGTCAATCAAAGTCAATATATTGGATCCTTTGACAAACTGCCCCGCCAGTTCTATATCTACTCATCATATGGTCGGAAGTTATAACGACAGCGCAAAAGTTGAAGAATTCGCAAAGAGTTGTGGAATATTGACGGTTGAAATTGAGCACGTTGATGCTGATACGTTGGAGAAACTCGAAAAACAAGGGTTAGATTGTCAGCCTAAAGCTTCCACCATTCGCATTATACAG GATAAGTATCTACAAAAAGTCCATTTTTCTCGAAACAACATCCCGCTACCGAAGTTCGTGCAG ATTAATGACCAAGAAAGTGCTGAAAGAGCGGGTCAAGAATTTGGCTATCCTCTTATGATAAAGAGTAGACGGCTGGCTTATGATGGCCGTGGTAATGTTGTTGCTAAAACTGAAAAGGAACTCACTTCTGCAATAAACG CTCTAGGAGGATTTGATCATGGTTTATACGTTGAACAATGGGCCCCTTTTGTTAAG GAGCTTGCGGTTATTGTTGCAAGAGGACGAGACAATTCTATATCGTGCTATCCTGTTGTCGAGACTGTACACAG GGAAAACATTTGTCACATTGTCAAGGCACCTGCTAATGAATCATGGAAGATTATGAAACTTGCAACGGATATCGCTTCCCGAGCTGTTGCTTCGTTAGAAGGTGCCGGTGTGTTTGCAGTTGAACTGTTTTTGACAGAAGACGGCCAG ATTTTATTGAATGAAGTTGCCCCTAGACCTCATAACAGTGGGCACCACACTATTGAGTCGTGTTATACTTCACAATATGAGCAGCATTTACGGGCCATAGTTGGGCTTCCGCTTGGTAATCCATCATTGAAGGTTCCAGCTGCCATGATGTACAACATTCTTGGTGAAGATgat GGAGAGGCAGGTTTTATTCTGGCAAATCAGATTATAAAACGAGCGTTGTGTACTCCAGGGGCCGCCATTCATTGGTATGACAAGCCAG ATATGCGAAAGCAACGGAAGATGGGCCACATAACTGTTGTCGGGCCTTCAATGGGAATTGTTGAAGCGCGGGTTAAGTCATTTCTCGAAGAAGAAAGTTCAGAGGAGACTCCAG TTGCTCCACGTGTTGGAATCATAATGGGATCTGATTCAGATCTTCCAGTGATGAAAGAAGCTGCTAAAATTTTGAACGACTTTGACGTGTCCGCTGAG GTAAGAATAGTGTCAGCACACCGGACACCTGAGCTGATGTTTTCTTATGCAACGTCTGCTCGAGAACGAGGTGTTCAGGTTATTATTGCTGGTGCTGGGGGTGCAGCCCATTTGCCAG GTATGGTAGCTGCCCTGACACCGTTACCCGTGATTGGAGTTCCTGTACGCGCTTCGACATTGGATGGCCTTGACTCCCTTCTCTCCATTGTGCAG ATGCCTAGAGGTGTTCCTGTTGCAACGGTTGTGATAAACAATGCGACTAATGCGGGGTTGTTGGCAGTCAGAATGTTAGGGGTGGCTGATCCTGCCCTCCAAGCAAG AATGGCACAATTCCAAGAAGACGCAAGAGATACAGTATTGGAAAAGACGGAGAAGCTAGAAAAAGTGGGCTGCGAAGAGTATTTGAATTCTCGATAA
- the LOC110933688 gene encoding glutathione S-transferase T3-like: MHPFNRGFIPPRSSADPNQSGNPTCPVSPVPTRPNPFGSGFLDYNQQSPGFMNLLNQPLSRDPNLYGWNPNQNTDGMGSSQAIGSAQAFGSPLHEPDVVPETQPEVAETQKGKGKGKRPHKKKVESTTRAKKNVITWEPEEEYALTRAFIDVSEDPVISNNQSKTVFWNRIRELFFDLMGKGDEYRPPDSINKKCTNFQTVYQRLFSGWKSGSNDEDITQAALVEYTEANGHFPYMRCWQILRHSPKRATVSTPSGRSGNTRPSKRSKTNESGEPETPTSDA, translated from the exons ATGCATCCATTCAACCGTGGCTTCATTCCTCCCCGATCAAGTGCGGACCCAAACCAAAGTGGTAATCCTACTTGCCCCGTGTCGCCGGTTCCCACTAGACCCAACCCTTTCGGCTCCGGTTTTCTCGATTACAATCAACAAAGTCCCGGGTTCATGAATCTTTTGAACCAACCGCTATCACGGGACCCTAATCTCTACGGGTGGAACCCGAATCAAAACACCGATGGAATGGGGTCGTCTCAAGCGATTGGGTCGGCTCAAGCTTTCGGCTCCCCACTACACGAACCCGATGTTGTTCCGGAAACACAACCCGAGGTAGCGGAGAcgcaaaaaggaaaaggaaaaggaaaacggCCACATAAAAAGAAAGTGGAAAGCACCACCCGAGCGAAAAAAAATGTGATAACGTGGGAGCCCGAAGAGGAGTATGCGTTAACCCGCGCTTTCATCGATGTTTCGGAGGACCCggttatat caaacaatcaaagtaaaaCCGTTTTTTGGAATCGAATACGAGAACTTTTTTTCGATCTCATGGGTAAAGGAGACGAATACCGCCCACCGGACTCTATAAACAAGAAatgcacaaactttcaaaccgtgTACCAACGCTTGTTTTCCGGATGGAAAAGTGGAAGTAACGATGAAGACATTACGCAAGCGGCATTGGTCGAGTATACGGAGGCTAATGGCCATTTCCCGTACATGAGGTGTTGGCAAATCCTTCGCCATAGCCCCAAGAGGGCCACCGTATCTACTCCGAGTGGTCGTTCGGGAAATACACGGCCATCAAAGAGGTCCAAAACAAACGAGTCGGGTGAACCCGAAACGCCAACCTCCGACGCTTGA
- the LOC110936856 gene encoding phosphoribosylaminoimidazole carboxylase, chloroplastic isoform X2 — translation MLSPNHQFGSASVVVRSNPSPLLGFGTFRKLSNTSFASMNNQPRASCTIACNTSTKSDVSLSQRNASITTTTTTHGLSETVVGVLGGGQLGRMLCQAASQMSIKVNILDPLTNCPASSISTHHMVGSYNDSAKVEEFAKSCGILTVEIEHVDADTLEKLEKQGLDCQPKASTIRIIQDKYLQKVHFSRNNIPLPKFVQINDQESAERAGQEFGYPLMIKSRRLAYDGRGNVVAKTEKELTSAINALGGFDHGLYVEQWAPFVKELAVIVARGRDNSISCYPVVETVHRENICHIVKAPANESWKIMKLATDIASRAVASLEGAGVFAVELFLTEDGQILLNEVAPRPHNSGHHTIESCYTSQYEQHLRAIVGLPLGNPSLKVPAAMMYNILGEDDGEAGFILANQIIKRALCTPGAAIHWYDKPDMRKQRKMGHITVVGPSMGIVEARVKSFLEEESSEETPVAPRVGIIMGSDSDLPVMKEAAKILNDFDVSAEVRIVSAHRTPELMFSYATSARERGVQVIIAGAGGAAHLPGMVAALTPLPVIGVPVRASTLDGLDSLLSIVQMPRGVPVATVVINNATNAGLLAVRMLGVADPALQARMAQFQEDARDTVLEKTEKLEKVGCEEYLNSR, via the exons ATGCTGAGCCCTAACCATCAGTTTGGTTCTGCATCAGTCGTTGTTCGTTCCAACCCAAGTCCTCTACTTGGGTTTGGAACATTCCGGAAATTAAGCAACACTTCGTTTGCTTCAATGAACAACCAACCAAGGGCTTCTTGCACCATAGCTTGCAACACCTCCACAAAAAGTGATGTCTCACTCTCACAAAG GAACGCTAGTATAACAACAACTACAACAACTCATGGACTTTCTGAAACGGTTGTGGGCGTTTTGGGCGGAGGACAGTTAGGGCGAATGCTTTGTCAAGCCGCTTCCCAAATGTCAATCAAAGTCAATATATTGGATCCTTTGACAAACTGCCCCGCCAGTTCTATATCTACTCATCATATGGTCGGAAGTTATAACGACAGCGCAAAAGTTGAAGAATTCGCAAAGAGTTGTGGAATATTGACGGTTGAAATTGAGCACGTTGATGCTGATACGTTGGAGAAACTCGAAAAACAAGGGTTAGATTGTCAGCCTAAAGCTTCCACCATTCGCATTATACAG GATAAGTATCTACAAAAAGTCCATTTTTCTCGAAACAACATCCCGCTACCGAAGTTCGTGCAG ATTAATGACCAAGAAAGTGCTGAAAGAGCGGGTCAAGAATTTGGCTATCCTCTTATGATAAAGAGTAGACGGCTGGCTTATGATGGCCGTGGTAATGTTGTTGCTAAAACTGAAAAGGAACTCACTTCTGCAATAAACG CTCTAGGAGGATTTGATCATGGTTTATACGTTGAACAATGGGCCCCTTTTGTTAAG GAGCTTGCGGTTATTGTTGCAAGAGGACGAGACAATTCTATATCGTGCTATCCTGTTGTCGAGACTGTACACAG GGAAAACATTTGTCACATTGTCAAGGCACCTGCTAATGAATCATGGAAGATTATGAAACTTGCAACGGATATCGCTTCCCGAGCTGTTGCTTCGTTAGAAGGTGCCGGTGTGTTTGCAGTTGAACTGTTTTTGACAGAAGACGGCCAG ATTTTATTGAATGAAGTTGCCCCTAGACCTCATAACAGTGGGCACCACACTATTGAGTCGTGTTATACTTCACAATATGAGCAGCATTTACGGGCCATAGTTGGGCTTCCGCTTGGTAATCCATCATTGAAGGTTCCAGCTGCCATGATGTACAACATTCTTGGTGAAGATgat GGAGAGGCAGGTTTTATTCTGGCAAATCAGATTATAAAACGAGCGTTGTGTACTCCAGGGGCCGCCATTCATTGGTATGACAAGCCAG ATATGCGAAAGCAACGGAAGATGGGCCACATAACTGTTGTCGGGCCTTCAATGGGAATTGTTGAAGCGCGGGTTAAGTCATTTCTCGAAGAAGAAAGTTCAGAGGAGACTCCAG TTGCTCCACGTGTTGGAATCATAATGGGATCTGATTCAGATCTTCCAGTGATGAAAGAAGCTGCTAAAATTTTGAACGACTTTGACGTGTCCGCTGAG GTAAGAATAGTGTCAGCACACCGGACACCTGAGCTGATGTTTTCTTATGCAACGTCTGCTCGAGAACGAGGTGTTCAGGTTATTATTGCTGGTGCTGGGGGTGCAGCCCATTTGCCAG GTATGGTAGCTGCCCTGACACCGTTACCCGTGATTGGAGTTCCTGTACGCGCTTCGACATTGGATGGCCTTGACTCCCTTCTCTCCATTGTGCAG ATGCCTAGAGGTGTTCCTGTTGCAACGGTTGTGATAAACAATGCGACTAATGCGGGGTTGTTGGCAGTCAGAATGTTAGGGGTGGCTGATCCTGCCCTCCAAGCAAG AATGGCACAATTCCAAGAAGACGCAAGAGATACAGTATTGGAAAAGACGGAGAAGCTAGAAAAAGTGGGCTGCGAAGAGTATTTGAATTCTCGATAA
- the LOC110936854 gene encoding protein BREAST CANCER SUSCEPTIBILITY 1 homolog has translation MDTTSHLRQMAEELKCPICLSLLKSAVSLTCNHIFCNVCIDKSMKSDSTCPVCKVPYRRREIRPAPHMDTLVSIYKNMEVSSGVNILVTQTEPQTQGNEKQTGDEIICGSKTTNKACRTTPNTQNQRKNKGKTSNGSSKRSKRCNSDIERPSFPTKKRIQVPQHPPQETPTRPANLESGKIASINDKTQSNVSAPEDTAHLHENGDTLFSPFFWLRNERNEEPTQPTPFEPVNVSQADAPCFSDIKDSYDDHPSHTASKCASLPDGNMFDSEMFEWTQRPCSPELCASPLKMQDKESDECDIIQENGHNNTEEKKKINTIEVVLPMLSPLPKEKVDHVAKVKGDKKRAKKTRESVQKKKVKRDADKVVEICTVPPKADQDNDGNTSESVKCKKRNRSGKKVATKAVEEASNHGDASAVGLSNSSNLKKCGDNIHDASSTGKKKKEITNQQHTKRTKKLKNQDSRISNINVAELNKEFIHQFPSEPALVNTVTDVCASSKVSKGVKTSKKVTFSTNEPEPSKNVDKKASKPMEEANCGSPTKSNATFLHKCNTLSYMQCAFCQSTKESNITGCMTHYLKGKPITLDHEVVPHAIHAHRNCTEWAPNVYFEDDIAVNLEAELARSKRIKCSCCGLKGAALGCYEKSCRKSFHFTCAKLTPQCRWDDDNFVMLCPLHASQKLPNEACGSQQKDKKKYVPKRQTIVKQSQVNVDDTVSTASRWESSGLFTKMLLCCSALTTTEKETIEKFEKLSGVTVLKKWDSRVTHIIASVDENGACRRTLKYLMGIIEGKWILNIEWIKACLEVKKPVDEQLYEINIDIHGFKGGPKLGRSRLLNKEPKLFNGYKFYFTGDFVASYKGYLHDLIIAAGGTVLHRKPVPMNNEQQFLIYSIELPDKLKPNEQNRILSQRKSNAEALANSCGAVAVSNSWILNSIAASTLQNLC, from the exons ATGGATACCACTTCGCACCTGCGACAAATGGCCGAAGAACTCAAATGCCCCATCTG CTTAAGTCTTCTGAAATCTGCGGTTTCCCTTACCTGCAATCATATATTTTGCAA TGTTTGTATTGATAAGTCTATGAAGTCCGATTCAACATGTCCTGTATGCAAAGTTCCGTATAGGAGAAGag AGATTCGTCCTGCTCCTCACATGGATACGTTGGTGAGCATTTACAAGAACATGGAGGTTTCTTCAGGAGTCAACATTCTAGTCACTCAAACAGAACCTCAAACACAAG GTAATGAGAAACAAACTGGTGATGAAATCATTTGTGGAAGCAAGACAACCAACAAAGCTTGCAGAACCACACCAAACACACAGAATCAGAGGAAAAACAAAGGGAAAACATCAAATGGATCCTCAAAAAGGTCTAAACGATGTAATTCTGATATCGAGAGACCATCTTTTCCAACGAAGAAAAGGATCCAGGTGCCACAACATCCTCCACAAGAGACACCAACAAGGCCTGCAAATCTTGAAAGTGGGAAGATCGCGTCTATTAACGATAAAACTCAAAGTAACGTATCTGCACCAGAAGACACGGCTCATTTACATGAGAATGGAGATACGTTATTTTCCCCTTTCTTTTGGTTGAGAAATGAACGGAATGAAGAACCAACACAACCTACACCTTTTGAACCTGTAAATGTGTCACAAGCAGATGCTCCATGCTTTAGTGATATCAAAGATTCTTACGATGACCATCCTTCTCACACTGCCTCAAAG TGCGCATCGTTGCCGGATGGTAACATGTTTGACAGTGAAATGTTTGAATGGACACAAAGACCTTGTTCTCCTGAGCTTTGTGCAAGTCCATTGAAGATGCAG GATAAAGAATCTGATGAATGCGACATAATTCAAGAGAATGGACACAATAACAcggaagaaaagaagaaaatcaATACCATAGAAGTGGTTTTACCCATGTTATCTCCACTTCCGAAAGAAAAGGTTGACCATGTTGCTAAAGTCAAAGGGGATAAGAAGAGAGCTAAGAAGACCCGAGAAAGtgttcaaaagaagaaagttaagAGAGACGCAGATAAAGTTGTTGAAATTTGTACTGTGCCGCCGAAGGCTGATCAAGATAATGACGGAAACACTAGTGAGTCTGTGAAATGTAAGAAACGGAATCGAAGTGGCAAGAAAGTTGCAACAAAAGCTGTCGAAGAAGCTTCTAATCATGGAGATGCAAGTGCAGTTGGTCTGTCAAATTCTTCGAATCTTAAAAAATGCGGTGACAACATTCATGACGCCAGTAGCACAGGCAAGAAGAAAAAAGAGATCACGAATCAGCAACATACAAAAAGGACTAAAAAGTTGAAGAACCAAGATTCAAGAATTAGTAATATTAACGTAGCCGAACTTAACAAGGAATTCATCCATCAGTTCCCTAGTGAACCTGCTCTTGTTAATACCGTGACAGATGTTTGTGCTTCAAGTAAAGTTTCTAAGGGCGTAAAAACTTCTAAAAAGGTGACGTTTTCTACAAATGAGCCAGAACCTTCTAAAAATGTTGATAAAAAGGCCAGCAAACCGATGGAAGAAGCTAACTGTGGTTCTCCGACAAAATCCAATGCCACATTCTTACATAAATGTAACACTCTGTCTTATATGCAATGTGCTTTCTGCCAGTCCACAAAAGAATCAAAC ATTACTGGATGTATGACACACTACCTTAAAGGAAAGCCTATAACTTTGGATCATGAAGTTGTACCACATGCAATTCACGCGCATAGGAACTGCACAGAGTG GGCTCCTAATGTATACTTTGAAGACGATATTGCTGTCAATCTGGAAGCTGAGCTggcaagaagcaaaagaattaaGTGCTCTTGCTGTGGATTAAAAGGTGCTGCTCTCGGTTGTTATGAAAAAAGTTGTCGTAAAAGCTTTCATTTCACCTGTGCAAAGTTAACGCCACAATGCCGATGGGATGAT GACAATTTTGTCATGTTATGCCCACTTCATGCATCTCAAAAGCTGCCAAATGAAGCATGTGGTTCTcaacaaaaagataaaaagaaatatgttCCGAAAAGACAGACTATCGTTAAACAATCTCAAGTTAATGTTGATGATACAGTCAGCACAGCTTCTCGTTGGGAGTCATCTGGACTGTTCACGAAAATGCTTCTTTGTTGCTCAGCACTCACAACTACTGAAAAG GAAACCATTGAAAAGTTTGAGAAGTTATCTGGAGTTACAGTATTGAAGAAATGGGATTCCAGGGTTACACACATCATTGCATCAGTCGATGAGAATGGCGCATGCAGAAGAACCCTTAAATATTTGATGGGTATTATAGAGGGAAAGTGGATTCTTAATATCGAAT gGATCAAGGCTTGCTTGGAGGTCAAGAAACCAGTTGATGAACAACTTTACGAGATTAATATAGATATTCATGGATTCAAGGGTGGTCCTAAACTCGGCCGGTCTAGGTTGCTTAATAAG GAACCGAAACTTTTTAACGGTTATAAGTTCTATTTTACTGGAGACTTTGTAGCTTCTTACAAAGGATATTTACATGATCTTATCATTGCTGCCGGAGGCACGGTTCTGCATAGGAAGCCAGTACCGATGAACAACGAACAACAGTTTCTAATCTACAGCATTGAGCTTCCTGATAAGTTGAAACCAAATGAGCAAAATCGGATTctgagtcaaagaaagtcaaatgCAGAAGCCCTTGCAAATTCATGTGGTGCCGTAGCCGTAAGCAACTCATGGATTTTAAACTCCATTGCAGCTTCTACACTGCAAAATCTTTGCTag
- the LOC110936855 gene encoding putative WEB family protein At1g65010, chloroplastic → MSKFKDKKPPNPITVSTNTQHYDDAALEGVAANVKLLLKLIQDHKDACKTQRNDGKRMLRVAGMMTILDMVRTRIKNCQSFGTKQGELSRSSPCQSPKDKRSSESITCDEKENLKRELNANLATRKSLEMMCSSLGKEKEIMMGELTKKSHELAEMEEHINNLKAQNETLLERVKECADVHTDEGKGKETQGTIELQDRNKSLSNQLLKTLDEYRSMKRKLTEVQEENTAMQSAMEEMGVKVSTSLQKIQKYRRHLTTESDEIADIEEGVSELEHMFKCFELNEKKHGKKSEHAKKPDVKPIKDTKKM, encoded by the exons ATGAGTAAGTTTAAGGATAAAAAACCTCCAAATCCAATCACGGTATCGACAAATACACAACATTATGATGATGCAGCTTTAGAAG GAGTTGCTGCAAATGtaaaactactattaaaactgaTTCAAGATCACAAAGATGCATGCAAAACACAAAGGAATGATGGAAAAAGGATGTTAAGGGTGGCAGGAATGATGACCATCCTTGACATGGTTCGAACGAGGATTAAAAATTGTCAATCGTTTGGAACCAAGCAAGGCGAGCTTTCAAGGTCGAGTCCATGCCAAAGCCCAAAAGACAAACGATCATCCGAGTCGATAACATGTGATGAAAAAGAAAACTTGAAAAGAGAACTCAACGCAAACTTGGCAACGCGTAAGAGTCTGGAGATGATGTGCTCGAGTTTGGGTAAAGAAAAGGAGATAATGATGGGAGAGTTGACCAAAAAATCACACGAGTTAGCAGAAATGGAGGAACATATAAACAATCTTAAAGCACAAAATGAGACCTTATTAGAAAGAGTTAAAGAATGCGCAGATGTACATACAGATGAAGGAAAAGGGAAAGAAACGCAAGGAACCATAGAACTTCAAGACCGTAACAAATCACTTTCCAATCAACTTTTGAAAACATTAGATGAGTACAGATCAATGAAGAGAAAACTAACAGAAGTGCAAGAAGAGAATACGGCCATGCAGTCAGCAATGGAGGAAATGGGAGTCAAAGTTAGTACCAGTTTACAAAAAATTCAAAAGTATAGACGACATCTGACAACAGAAAGTGATGAAATTGCGGATATTGAAGAAGGGGTTTCAGAGTTAGAACatatgtttaagtgttttgaatTAAATGAGAAAAAACATGGAAAGAAAAGTGAACATGCTAAAAAACCAGATGTAAAGCCGATAAAAGATACCAAAAAAATGTAA